In a genomic window of Myotis daubentonii chromosome X, mMyoDau2.1, whole genome shotgun sequence:
- the PABPC5 gene encoding polyadenylate-binding protein 5: MGSGEPNPAGKKKKYLKAALYVGDLDPDVTEDMLYKKFRPAGPLRFTRICRDPETRSPLGYGYVNFRFPADAEWALNTMNFDLINGKPFRLMWSQPDDRLRKSGVGNIFIKNLDKSIDNRALFYLFSAFGNILSCKVVCDDNGSKGYAYVHFDSLAAANRAIWHMNGVRLNNRQVYVGRFKFPEERAAEVRTRDRATFTNVFVKNFGDEVDDEKLKEIFSEYGPTESVKVIRDASGKSKGFGFVRYETHEAAQKAVLDLHGKSIDGKALYVGRAQKKIERLAELRRRFERLKVKEKSRPPGVPVYIKNLDETIDDEKLREEFSSFGSISRAKVMVEVGQGKGFGVVCFSSFEEATKAVGEMNGRMVGSKPLHVTLGQARRRW; encoded by the coding sequence ATGGGGAGTGGGGAGCCTAATCCTGCTGGCAAGAAAAAGAAGTACCTCAAGGCTGCCCTGTATGTGGGTGACTTGGACCCAGATGTCACCGAGGACATGCTTTATAAAAAGTTCAGGCCTGCTGGCCCTCTGCGCTTCACCAGAATCTGCCGTGACCCAGAGACCCGCAGCCCTCTGGGCTATGGTTATGTTAACTTCCGCTTTCCTGCAGATGCTGAGTGGGCCCTGAACACCATGAATTTTGATCTGATTAATGGCAAACCATTCCGCCTCATGTGGTCTCAGCCAGACGACCGCTTAAGAAAGTCTGGAGTTGGAAATATATTCATCAAAAACCTGGACAAATCCATAGACAACAGggctcttttttatttgttttctgctttTGGGAACATTCTCTCTTGCAAAGTTGTATGCGATGACAACGGCTCTAAGGGTTATGCCTATGTGCACTTTGACAGCCTGGCAGCTGCCAATAGAGCCATCTGGCACATGAATGGTGTGCGGCTCAACAACCGCCAGGTGTATGTTGGCCGATTCAAATTTCCAGAAGAGCGGGCAGCTGAAGTTAGGACCAGGGATAGAGCAACTTTCACCAATGTTTTCGTTAAAAACTTTGGCGATGAAGTAGATGATGAAAAACTGAAGGAAATTTTCAGTGAATATGGGCCAACCGAGAGTGTTAAGGTAATAAGAGATGCCAGTGGGAAATCTAAAGGCTTTGGATTTGTAAGATATGAGACACACGAGGCTGCTCAGAAGGCTGTGCTAGACCTGCACGGAAAGTCCATCGATGGGAAAGCCCTATATGTAGGGCGAGCACAGAAGAAAATTGAACGTCTGGCTGAATTAAGGCGAAGATTTGAAAGGCtgaaagtcaaagaaaaaagTCGGCCTCCGGGGGTGCCTGTCTATATTAAGAACTTGGATGAGACCATCGATGATGAAAAACTAAGGGAggaattttcttcctttggatCAATTAGCCGAGCCAAAGTGATGGTGGAAGTGGGGCAAGGCAAAGGGTTTGGTGTagtctgtttctcttcttttgaaGAGGCTACCAAAGCAGTGGGTGAGATGAATGGTCGCATGGTGGGCTCCAAACCGCTGCATGTGACCCTGGGCCAAGCCAGGCGCAGGTGGTGA